The DNA window NNNNNNNNNNNNNNNNNNNNNNNNNNNNNNNNNNNNNNNNNNNNNNNNNNNNNNNNNNNNNNNNNNNNNNNNNNNNNNNNNNNNNNNNNNNNNNNNNNNNNNNNNNNNNNNNNNNNNNNNNNNNNNNNNNNNNNNNNNNNNNNNNNNNNNNNNNNNNNNNNNNNNNNNNNNNNNNNNNNNNNNNNNNNNNNNNNNNNNNNNNNNNNNNNNNNNNNNNNNNNNNNNNNNNNNNNNNNNNNNNNNNNNNNNNNNNNNNNNNNNNNNNNNNNNNNNNNNNNNNNNNNNNNNNNNNNNNNNNNNNNNNNNNNNNNNNNNNNNNNNNNNNNNNNNNNNNNNNNNNNNNNNNNNNNNNNNNNNNNNNNNNNNNNNNNNNNNNNNNNNNNNNNNNNNNNNNNNNNNNNNNNNNNNNNNNNNNNNNNNNNNNNNNNNNNNNNNNNNNNNNNNNNNNNNNNNNNNNNNNNNNNNNNNNNNNNNNNNNNNNNNNNNNNNNNNNNNNNNNNNNNNNNNNNNNNNNNNNNNNNNNNNNNNNNNNNNNNNNNNNNNNNNNNNNNNNNNNNNNNNNNNNNNNNNNNNNNNNNNNNNNNNNNNNNNNNNNNNNNNNNNNNNNNNNNNNNNNNNNNNNNNNNNNNNNNNNNNNNNNNNNNNNNNNNNNNNNNNNNNNNNNNNNNNNNNNNNNNNNNNNNNNNNNNNNNNNNNNNNNNNNNNNNNNNNNNNNNNNNNNNNNNNNNNNNNNNNNNNNNNNNNNNNNNNNNNNNNNNNNNNNNNNNNNNNNNNNNNNNNNNNNNNNNNNNNNNNNNNNNNNNNNNNNNNNNNNNNNNNNcgtgcactcccttgtcgttggaaaggatcgtgaaagatcctttccaacgacaaaaattggaagtgtgtacgcagctttaggataacaatatatttgtttgtaaacaaCAGGCCTGGAAAGGATGTGAGTAATATGCAGTGGTAAAACTATAATGTCTCAGTGTGTCTTGCATTGGGGCCCTTGTTGTCATTTGAAGAGCTCAAACTTCTGAAAGAAGAAGCAAGTCACAGAACTAAACTAAATCAAACAAAATGCCCACAGGGAAATCCTTCTTCCCTTGCCTGCAACCAATTTTATTCCTCTTCCTGTTGCAGCTCACCAACGTGTGTTCTAAAGAATGAGCAGTCtagggctgcgtacacatgttagatttttgttgttgaaaatgacaacaaatgactgaaagcgctgttctgttctatgaagaggggaggtgTGAGAACGAAGGAGTGGCACCCCATTGCGCTCCCCTCTCTTCCCCTTTATTGCGTATCCATTATTGATGTCGGACGGCCTCTCTACACATctcagattcttgtccgagatGAGCGCTGCAGCTCGTTTTGGcctagaatcatctgacgtagCCTAAGCACTAGGAAAGCAATTTTTAATTAGAAGTGTTTTTGTTGGGAAATCACCCTGATCTCATGTCTTGCAATCAAGCAAACAGTGTGTACTTTTATAATTGCCATCAGGAAATTTAAATATCTATAAGGGTTCCAAGAACCTGCTATGTCTTCACTAAAGATGTATGTTTACAGCCCCTGGGTCCCGTTTCCactcaattggcctgatttattaaagctctctagggctggagaggatacactttatcagtgaagctgggtaatccagcaatgaGTTAAATGACACTGGGCATCATGGAGCCTGAAAATACTGGTGAAGAAAAGATTTGCAAAGAAAGAGCTTTGAAATTAGGTACTGTACCTgagtttattgttttctttaacacCTGGCATAACGTGCAAAAAAAGGCATtgagctttaaagcaaaactaaactaaaaacaaaaaaatcccacctaactttaatcccacaggtccctcaatggcgctggtccttcccacatcGCTATTTCTGACctgatcgggtgatgtagccactttgaaggaaagaaaaatagaaccgatctcactgggcatgcgtgagattggcatctctttcacctaggagaaaaaatgccccttctgcgcatgcccgagatcaggacATTGTAGAGGAGTGCTTTTTTCACTGAACACCAGTGTAGGGGGGACTTTTTTTAACACTGTCCATTAATGTTAAACAACATTAGAATGTTCACTATCTGCACCTTCTTATATCCTAAATAATTGCTTATGAATATGTACTTTGTAGATATGGTAATAATTACCAGGGATTCCCTGGGAtctggaaattatttcaagggatcctctGTGGTAGAATATTTGagtaaataaaaatgccaataaaagagAAAAGGTGTGTATAGTTCATTCACTTGTAACCTATTTTTCCCTTGTTTTAGTTAGCATATATATTAGCATAACTGAAGCGATATGAAATTAACTGACAAAGCTGCCATACCTAtaaatttattgtgttttatacatCATGTTAAGCAAGTTAAATGATACagataaaagattatttttccaAACAATAGGCAGTATGTCTTATTCACCTTAAAAGAAGGAAGATTTTCAGGTTAATGTGTTGTTTATTAGGCAAGTAATTGCATTCACTTACTTTGTTATGTAAATTGGTAGGTAGGGCACTGTAAAGAATTCAAACTTTTTCTATCTTCTTGGAACACAGAGAGTAGTaaccccatttaacctctatctacagcaaagaaaaaataccTCATAATTACCCCacaagttttaaaactttaaatttgaaCGCATCATTTTAGATATTGGATTTATTGTGTACAAGTGGTTGTATAATGGTAATAACACACATTTGCTGGAAagaatatataattattgtgCACTTTAGGCTATAATctgactggcagtgaggttgaggTGCATTTACCAGTTCCTCAAACAAGGAACTCCCTGCCACTGGCAGTAGTTTATGTTGGCAGCAGTTCTATAGAGAATTAATAGGCAGCAGTGAGCGTCTGATGAGGAAATGGCCGTAATGCTTCTGAATGGTTCCTCAGGAAAGATCTTTTACAGCCTCTGTagtataagggggggggggggggggtcaaggtGATTAAGTACTAAAGACACCACACAGGAGAAGTAGAGGGAGGTTTAGGGTACATTTAAAGTGCTCACTAGAGTTCATATGTATACCTGTATTAGTTTATGTTACCCtgatatataatttgtttttattccatATAGACCacacaggtaaaaaaatgaataatcagCAAATAATTCTACGTATTTTTACACATAATTCTACACATAGAAGTAATATTAGGCATGTGATCAAGTTATCGCATGTGAGATCCAAAAGCTATTTTGATTCCTCACATTGAAGCAAAATATTAATCTAATGGAATTTATTCATCAATCATTTCTGTAAATTCAGCTTTTTGTGGGTGCTTTTTCATCTTGTTTACATGTATGTGGACAAAATATATACTAATTACTTTGCATTTTCAGCATACAAGTACATCATTGTTGGGGTAGGAGGTATTAAACAGCCAGTAATTTGCCAAAAAAGCTCAGTtgttttgctgtatattgtatgtgttttgaaCAAAGAATTCTGTAGCATATAGGATGGGGTTATCCTAGAATACAGGGTTAGGATATAGGTGTAACTATAGTATAGAATAACAAGAATGTGTATAAAGTTCATGGGTTCCTTTTAGACTGGTCTTAAACCCTTTTGCTTCAGGGACTTTTTTTTGAGCAGTTATGTTGGAATACCCATTTAATGCCTAAATATTACTCAAAACCCTCAAAACATTACATCTTTTCTGAAAGaagtgaataaaataaagcaacaagAATAAAATGGTAGCAGTTACAAAAAGTACACTTATGTTGCATAAGTATAATAGTGCATAAATAGATAAAATCTATAAATAGATACCAAACATGTCCAGCCTCAAAATTGCACATGCTGATGTGTTAATAGACTACATCACCCAGAATTGTGCATTACATGATACAtgtcttccttccttccttccttccttccttccttccttccgtCCTTCCTTCTCACAAATGAAATATCAGGGATCTCTGATGTCTCTCtgcacttacctttttttttgttcctgttatATGGCAGCTGTGAACCTGTAAGTGCTCAGAGCAGTACACTTCCACGTTTTAAATTATCTGACACTCCAAACTTTGTTGTTCTCATTCTGCCACCTTTCAGaaactttaaagctttttttacactCATAAAATGTCACTTTCATCACTCTTCACTCTCTGTTTTGTCTgctaatctttttatttaaaagattaaagcatttattttttacaagtaaaaaacCCAAACATTGTACATCTGTCAGTCACAATCCAGGAGAAAGACTTCTGGAAGTCAGTATTCTCCTCCATGCCTTTAACCAAGCCCCCTACCCCCACTTGTCTCCATGTAGCACACCAAACTTTTCCCCCTTTTGCAGTTTAATACACTCTACCACCTGGACAGGGAGGATTTAACGCAGATTGCAGACCCATTCTGTACTGTTGTCAGTTGTAACCTTTGCACTATGACAGTTTTGCTGTGCTGTCAGTGTGGTTTAGTAATTATTGCAGTATATTCCTTTGCAATTATCAGGAAATGATATGGTAACTTGTTCATATTAGTATAGTTTATTAAACATAAGCTTTTCATTAATTATTGCTGAATAGTGTATCTGTGTTGGTATGCCTATCTCAGCTGTTTTCATTAGTTACATGCAGCTCCAATTATTCATTTCGACAAGGACCAGAGAGTTCCAGAGTATCCATCCATTATGTACCTTAAAGTAGATGTTCATTTTGCTGCTGCTGTGGTTGTTTATGAAATAATGTTAATAGTCCTATCCCAGGAAACAACAGCCATCAAAATTGTGAGGATAAACTTTACCAAAGTTAGACAACAATGAAATTATTTTAGATGTTCTTATCATTTAGTCAATAAAAGCAAACTAATAAAGGCCTCCACTTGGTAACATGCCCTAATAAACTGGAATATGTACAGTATGCTTTAGTAGCGCTCCAcccaaaaagaagacaaaagctttaccatttttaaatgtacttatttGCATTGGTTATGTGCATCAGGTTCACTATACTTTACCTTACAACCCAAAAACAAATTGGTATTTTCTGAGTTGTGGGCAAGGTTGTATCATAGTTTGTGCTTgtataattattgaaaaaaaaaaaaatagttggaagACTTGTATTATAGGATGAGGTAGAAAAGTCTACATGCTCTGCAAATACAGAAGTTACTGAGGGGATTGAAAAATGTAGACTGCGAAACCCTAGTAGGATAGATACTGCTAAATAAAGGGTATATTCATTTACCTTGTTAGATCCAGCTTTGTTTCAAATGTCCTAATTTCACACCACTAGTATCAGTCAGCACAACATgtcaaactatattttttatattgttatgtaagaatatatattatatgtatgtgtctTCATATATGAGCCAGTCATGTCATTCAGCAAACCCTTTCAGATAGCAAACCcagataatttatttgttttctctgtatttaaaccaggggtgtcaaactcaaatacacagtgggccaaaattaaaaacttagacaaagtcgcgggccaaacttgaaactgaaatcgcaccgctactacaatttcctgcatcaagaaaacagtccaatgcggggcatAATGTTATGAgtagctggaactccctcttcactaaaaTAGCACCTCTACttcaattccctgtgtctataaaacagtccaatgcagggccgcgcataggcagagaggccgctggtctttagacgtgagtgatgctgtGAATTGTAGTAGCGCCACTCTTTAGATGCAGCGCcaggtcagctgcaattcatatttaggattcctttgggggccaaaaaaaagttgtgggccagagtttgacacccctgactgGAACATTAATTGGACACCAACCTATGAATTAACTTGGCTGTCAATGAATAATAAAGGGAGGCATCACACAGTGATAAGCTTCTCTTCCTTAAGCTTGTTCAAGCATTGGTAAATAAGATTTATGCCTTTCCATATTGCAGTGTGATTTTGTATGTGTGTTATTCAGGGAGTATAGCATATACTGATATAGTTGAGTATTATCAAGTTATGATGATGCTGTTGTGAAAGTGTGTGCATCATAACTTTCTCTGACTCTGCATTAACATTACAAGCTGAATTGTAAACAGGGATTTGGATTTGGCACCTATTTGAGAGAGAATCTGAAATAAATGAATTCAGTTTTAATTTGAACAATCATTTTGATACACGACTTGAATGTTGGACTGCTGATCTCGCTATGTTCACCTCAGATTCACTTATTTTATCAAACCTAAATTcagattaaaatttaaaaataatttgtactagGCTACTATATCATCACTAATTTATCTACCtgccaatttttaaaatatacattttttttctactgattgCATCAATAAATACCCTGCCTGCCTCCCCATAGCTAATTGGCTGGGGCCATGtggttttccttttgtttcagTATGCAACTTATGTTAGTGAGATAGGAGCTGCAAACCACCTAACACTTCAAGACTTTTAATGGGTCCCCTTTTTCTTATACCCtcaaataaatttaaagataCTTTGTGTTAGTATTTTTGAAACTTACCACACCAGAAAGGAGTAATATCCCTTTTTATTACACAACATACAGTATCACAAATTCTGAAGCTGCCTAATTATTTAGTGGGCCTGATGTCAATTTGTGGTTTAGGCAAACAGACAATAAGTGGAGGCAGTGCATTGTGCTTGTCTGATATTTTAAACAAAGCCAGCAAATATTTATCCCACATACCAGACTACATTCAGTGTCAGCAATAGGACTCAACAGCAGTGGCAGGATTGTACGACTTTCACTTAACTCATTATAGCATttagcattaattttttttatcaatattatgtaTTTACACAGATGCACATAAACACCAAAAACATATTCACCAATATAAACTAactagttttagatttttttccccaaacttttATGGTAAACTGAACAAGCACTTACAGTGATTATCAGTCCCCTAACTGGTAGCCACTCATTACCAACAGGATTGCTGAAGAGACTACATATATAGTCCTCTGGAATTGCCTTCCACCTATTAGTGCAGAATATCGCTCACAAGCAAAAGAGAAGTGAATGAACAATACTGCTTCAGGCTTTGAAGAAGTGATGCTTTAGGAGCTGgttattgtttccattttttgctATCAGCAACAAGATTGCTAATCCaacttgatgattttttttggttacagAGGATAGTATTTCAAATTGTGAGTAGTTCATAGGTTTGTGATAATAAAGTTGTAAACATTACATGCATGCTTTACTGTATGCACCTTCGCATACATATGACCAACTGTGTGATCCTCTGTCATAGGGGTTCTCAAACCCTTCAAGAGGAACAGAGATATAGCTACCAGGGGGACAATAGAAATGTGCAAACTGACAGCGTCCATAAAAACAGTAGATTTAAGGttattgttttttacatgttCTAAATGATGCATTCTAGTTATTACACATATCTCAATGTTTGCATTTTCTGTTGCTACATAGGAATTCTGTAAATGTTGTAAagtaagaaattatttatttagttaatcAGTGCAgtgtataaacttttttatatatgacCTTCAATGTAATTGTAAAACATTAATTGCAAAACATTGTcattatctcatttttttttctaaccacaGCCATGAGGTCCTTTATGTCTATCATCTGCTTGTGGGTCTCTCTTGGATTAACAATGTCTGCCAAAATTCTTGTTGTCCCGCCAATTATGTTTGAAAGccatctgtatatatttaaaacaatggcCATTGCTTTAAAAGACAAGGGCCATCAAACTGAGTTTCTTGTATCTGAAGGAAGAGACATTCAACCATCAAGTCATTACAACATTCAGCGATACCCAGGGATTTTTACCAGCACATCATCAGATGAATTTTTACAGTCCaaaatgaagaatatattttCTGGGAGGTTTACTGCGTTAGAACTGTTTGATATTCTTGATCACTATTCAAAGAACTGTGATATAATGGTGGGTAACAAGGAACTGATGGAGCATCTGAAGAAGGAAAAGTATGACTTGGTACTTGTAGACCCCAATGAGATGTGTGGATTTGTCATAGCCAATATTCTGGAGGCGAAGTATGCTGTTTTTTCTACCGGACTTTGGTACCCAGCTGAAGTTGGAGCGCCAGCACCTTTATCATATGTTCCAGAATTCAACTCTCTTCTCACAGACCGTATGAACCTCCTGGATAGAATTAAGAATACAGTTGTTTATCTTGTCTCTCGTTTTGGAGTAAATTTCCTAGTCTTACCAAAATATGAAAGGATAATGAGGAAATATAATGTTTTGCCTTCAAAATCCATGTATGAATTGGTGCAGGGAAGCTCTCTGTGGATGCTTTGTACTGACGTTGCTCTGGAATTCCCAAGACCTACGCTTCCAAATGTCGTATATGTGGGAGGAATTCTCACCAAACCTGCAAGCCCATTGCCTCAGGTAGGGTTCCAATTCTATTTACCTAAGcacattttttatagatttatacattttatagatatttcAGAACtctgctttgattttattttgcttttgtgtagtctgtttatttatttattatttgaaaactttATTGGACATACCTatcaaaaatctaaatttacTGGAAccataatttagatttttttttaaaccgggCAAAGTAGCATTACATAAGGAGTACCAAACCTAAAACTGCCATTTTATTTAAGTACAGTAAAAattgtatgttaatatatatatataggagatatcccaaatatttatctgtatttattaggTACTAGAAAGGTTACTTCATTAATTAGGAAGGAAGGTTCCAGGGGGATGCTCTAAACTAGCTAgtaacaaacaattaaaaaaatgcagagggTTCTTTTTTTCACTTAGTAAAGTAAGGTACAATCCTGTATTcatcattaaataaattattttaaagtccTTACTTTATGTGAGCACTTCAAGAGTGAAATTACAAAAGCAGGCTAGATTGTAATCCTCCCATGATAGgaattaaaacaatttacagcGGTTACTGAACCAGCCCAAAACTACACAGTTTATAAATATTACTCTGTGCTGTGAATTGGTTTTCTTTTACGAGGGggtgttgagaagttcctggctttgccccctaccaagtgaaaaagaaaaatgagtgtgggggcatacgACACCCTAATATCTTAGtctgtaactgtgcaaatatcaggtcttttctttaaactgtttttcttttagtgagaagctgtgatggcagaagaacaagcaagtttcacgtcattggagttacgggtcgtcatgaagttttgtttctccaggaaagtcagaaaaggacattcacactgagatgtcacaaacactgggggagaagtgtcctttcttttcctggagaaacaaaaacttcatgacagcccgtaactccatcAACGTGAAGCTTGcttcttgtgcctctgccatcacagcttctcactaaaagaaaaaacagttaagA is part of the Pyxicephalus adspersus chromosome 3, UCB_Pads_2.0, whole genome shotgun sequence genome and encodes:
- the UGT8 gene encoding 2-hydroxyacylsphingosine 1-beta-galactosyltransferase; this encodes MRSFMSIICLWVSLGLTMSAKILVVPPIMFESHLYIFKTMAIALKDKGHQTEFLVSEGRDIQPSSHYNIQRYPGIFTSTSSDEFLQSKMKNIFSGRFTALELFDILDHYSKNCDIMVGNKELMEHLKKEKYDLVLVDPNEMCGFVIANILEAKYAVFSTGLWYPAEVGAPAPLSYVPEFNSLLTDRMNLLDRIKNTVVYLVSRFGVNFLVLPKYERIMRKYNVLPSKSMYELVQGSSLWMLCTDVALEFPRPTLPNVVYVGGILTKPASPLPQDLQKWVDGVDENGFVLVSFGAGVKYLSEDIAQKLAGALARLQQKVIWRFSGPKPKNLGNNTKLVEWLPQNDLLGHPKIKTFLNHGGLNGIFEAMYHGVPVVGIPLFGDHYDTMTRVQAKGMGILLEWKSMTEDNLNKALSDVINNHSYRQQAMKLSNIHKDQPGHPVSRATFWIDYILRHNGAEHLRAATYDIPTYQYFLVDVVLVLIAVAVLAWYALSKIVKYLRRSRSADCTSANGLCHNGLPNGKHKKNGHIKHKEKVK